The Aptenodytes patagonicus chromosome 27, bAptPat1.pri.cur, whole genome shotgun sequence genome contains a region encoding:
- the LOC143171388 gene encoding cyclin-T1-like, with the protein MEASAGGGAGGAAGRRWYFTREQLDRSPSRRAGLDPDKELSYRQQAANLLQDMGQRLNVSQLTINTAIVYMHRFYMVQSFTQFHRNSVVPAALFLAAKVEEQPRKLEHVIKVAHACLHPQETPLDTKSEAYLQQAQDLVILESIILQTLGFEITIDHPHTHVVKCTQLVRASKDLAQTSYFMATNSLHLTTFSLQYTPPVVACVCIHLACKWSNWEIPVSTDGKHWWEYVDGTVTLELLDELTHEFLQILEKTPNRLKRIRNWRASQAAKKSKADDHGEDESLSEQTILNMISRNNSSDMNIAGLMSMSTSSTAGAGPSLPATADSPSDQSGADMSQPEHWLSQHPPPKLEAGQSHRTNESSSAAEHPLQQDGAGYQKQSGKNAPSAKVSLKEYRAKHAEELAAQKRQLENMEANVRSQYAYAAQNLLVQQQREREVQQDSNPSPIILKIPIGGSENPERPPGPEKSDKASALKLRIPVAGGGGDRPLPSKQEEIKMRIKVPTAADRHGSSDESSGKNREHKEKHKGHSSNHHHHHHNHHSHKHLHVQLGTGPSSVVNKRPGDSKHSSQPSAVPHKSYGPLASSRKRPLPEEAAATAMAAAHEHQPKVSKASKGPGMPFPYPHLPGAAHLPGHSSDAGNLPLPQANKARGTHSKSDKGPTGANGHNANQASDYQDTVNMLHSLLSAQGMQPTQPPAFDFHSYGELLNPRASTSSRAAANTDKPRPPPLPSEPPPPLPPLPK; encoded by the exons CTCCCAGCTCACCATCAACACGGCCATCGTGTACATGCACCGCTTCTATATGGTGCAGTCCTTCACCCAGTTCCACAGGAAC tcgGTGGTACCAGCAGCTCTGTTCTTGGCAGCCAAGGTGGAGGAGCAGCCTCGTAAGCTGGAGCACGTAATCAAGGTAGCACATGCCTGTCTGCATCCCCAGGAAACTCCTCTAGACACCAAGAGCGAG GCTTACCTGCAACAAGCCCAAGACCTGGTCATTCTAGAGAGCATAATACTGCAGACCCTGG GTTTTGAAATCACTATTGACCACCCCCATACCCACGTGGTGAAGTGCACACAGTTAGTGCGAG ccAGCAAGGACTTGGCCCAAACTTCCTATTTCATGGCTACCAACAG CCTGCACCTGACCACCTTCAGCCTGCAGTACACCCCTCCCGTTGTGGCCTGCGTCTGTATCCACCTGGCTTGTAAGTGGTCCAACTGGGAGATCCCAGTCTCCACGGACGGGAAGCACTGGTGGGAATACGTTGATGGCACTGTAACTCTGGAGCTCTTAGATG AACTGACTCATGAATTCCTGCAGATCCTTGAGAAAACTCCCAACCGGCTTAAACGCATCCGGAACTGGCGG GCCTCTCAAGCAGCCAAGAAGTCAAAGGCTGATGACCACGGTGAAGATGAGAGCCTGTCAGAGCAGACGATCCTCAACATGATTTCCAGGAACAATAGTTCGGACATGAACATTGCTGGGTTAATGAGCATGTCAACGTCCTCGACTGCCGGAGCGGGGCCTTCTCTGCCGGCCACGGCGGACTCGCCCAGCGACCAGAGCGGTGCGGATATGTCCCAGCCTGAGCACTGGCTGTCCCAGCATCCTCCACCCAAGCTGGAGGCTGGCCAGAGTCACAGGACTAACGAAAGCTCGTCGGCTGCTGAGCATCCTTTACAGCAAGATGGCGCTGGTTATCAGAAGCAGAGCGGCAAGAACGCCCCATCGGCCAAAGTGTCGCTCAAGGAGTACCGGGCCAAGCACGCCGAGGAGCTGGCGGCACAGAAGCGGCAGCTGGAGAACATGGAGGCCAACGTGCGGTCTCAGTACGCCTACGCCGCGCAGAATCTCCTGGTCCAGCAGCAGCGGGAGAGGGAAGTCCAGCAGGACAGCAACCCCTCTCCAATCATCCTGAAAATCCCCATCGGTGGCTCGGAGAACCCTGAGCGCCCTCCCGGCCCTGAAAAGAGTGACAAAGCCTCGGCTCTGAAGCTGAGGATCCCGGTGGCAGGTGGAGGTGGGGATAGGCCGCTCCCTTCCAAGCAGGAGGAGATAAAAATGCGGATCAAGGTGCCAACCGCTGCAGACAGGCACGGCTCCTCAGATGAGAGCAGCGGCAAGAACCGGGAGCACAAGGAGAAACACAAGGGCCACTCTtctaaccaccaccaccaccaccacaaccaccactcTCACAAACACTTACACGTCCAGCTTGGCACTGGCCCCAGCAGCGTGGTGAACAAGCGGCCAGGGGACTCTAAACACAGCAGCCAGCCTAGCGCCGTGCCCCACAAAAGCTACGGTCCCCTCGCCTCTTCCCGCAAGAGGCCCCTGCCAGAGGAGGCGGCAGCCACGGCCATGGCCGCAGCCCACGAGCACCAGCCCAAAGTCAGCAAAGCCTCCAAAGGCCCCGGCATGCCGTTCCCTTACCCCCACCTCCCCGGGGCGGCCCACCTCCCAGGGCACAGCTCGGATGCGGGCAACCTCCCCTTACCCCAGGCCAACAAAGCCCGGGGCACCCACAGCAAATCGGACAAGGGTCCCACGGGGGCCAACGGGCACAACGCCAACCAGGCCAGTGACTACCAGGATACGGTCAACATGCTGCACTCGCTGTTGAGCGCGCAGGGCATGCAGCCCACCCAGCCCCCTGCCTTTGACTTCCACTCTTACGGCGAGCTCTTGAACCCCCGGGCTTCCACCAGCTCCAGAGCTGCCGCCAACACGGACAAGCCCCGACCACCCCCCCTGCCCTCAGAAccgccccccccgctcccccctctccccaagTAA